From Streptomyces sp. NBC_00683, one genomic window encodes:
- a CDS encoding IclR family transcriptional regulator, which translates to MPPSHASTSDSKPAGPSGGVQSLERAFDLLERMADAGGEVGLSELSASSGLPLPTIHRLMRTLVVCGYVRQQPNRRYALGPRLIRLGESASRLLGTWARPYLQRLVEETGETANMALLDGDEIVYVAQVPSKHSMRMFTEVGRRVLPHSTGVGKALLANTPADEVRALLARTGMPAATEKTITTPDGFLDALEQVRRAGYAVDDNEQEIGVRCLAVSVPNSPTSAAISISGPAGRVTEAATERIVPILQQISKELSEALASNGSTG; encoded by the coding sequence GTGCCGCCGTCCCACGCCAGCACTTCCGACTCCAAGCCCGCCGGTCCCAGTGGCGGGGTGCAATCCCTCGAGCGCGCCTTCGATCTGCTGGAGCGCATGGCGGATGCCGGGGGCGAGGTCGGGCTCAGCGAACTCTCCGCGAGCAGTGGCCTTCCGCTGCCGACCATCCACCGGCTGATGCGCACGCTGGTCGTGTGCGGCTACGTGCGCCAGCAGCCCAACCGCCGCTACGCGCTGGGCCCGCGGCTGATCAGACTCGGCGAGTCCGCGTCCCGGCTGCTGGGCACCTGGGCGCGTCCGTATCTCCAGCGCCTGGTCGAGGAGACCGGCGAGACGGCGAACATGGCGCTGCTCGACGGGGACGAGATCGTCTACGTCGCACAGGTGCCCTCGAAGCACTCGATGCGCATGTTCACCGAGGTGGGACGCCGGGTTCTCCCGCACTCCACGGGGGTGGGCAAGGCCCTGCTCGCGAACACGCCGGCGGACGAGGTCCGGGCACTGCTGGCCCGTACGGGAATGCCCGCGGCCACCGAGAAGACGATCACCACACCGGACGGCTTCCTCGACGCGCTCGAACAGGTGCGCAGGGCCGGCTACGCGGTGGACGACAACGAGCAGGAGATCGGGGTCCGCTGCCTCGCGGTGTCCGTGCCCAACTCCCCCACTTCGGCCGCCATCTCCATCTCGGGTCCGGCGGGACGGGTGACGGAGGCGGCGACGGAGCGGATCGTGCCGATCCTCCAGCAGATCTCGAAGGAGCTCTCCGAGGCCCTGGCCAGCAACGGCTCGACGGGCTGA
- a CDS encoding sensor histidine kinase, whose amino-acid sequence MDSRSHTPVTAALRLCLHALLLGLLALAAARATGDGTAHSTAVVVVAGVMAALYAAGALTPLVQPQTRAAAVWLAALGAVWLALLALSSDALWVAFPLYFLQLHLLPVRWGLPAVAATAAAAITSFVVHGDAVTPGTFIGPLLGAAVAVATVLGYDALFRESEQRRELIEELVSTRAELADAERTAGTLAERERLAREIHDTLAQGLSSIQLLLRAAERTLPQDAPATPHVRRAREAAQENLAEARRFVRALSPPDLEHGSLAAALSRLSSRTSAPELTVQFAVSGTPVELPTPYEVALLRTAQSALANAVRHSGARRAEITLSFMGTSVALDVVDDGKGFDPAADGKRGGTESGGFGLPAMRSRARSLGGTLSVESAPEQGTAVAVTLPLPSAEPEGAAA is encoded by the coding sequence ATGGATTCGCGTTCGCACACCCCAGTAACCGCCGCGCTGCGGCTCTGCCTGCACGCGCTGCTGCTGGGCCTGCTGGCGCTGGCCGCCGCACGCGCGACGGGCGACGGCACGGCGCACTCCACCGCCGTCGTCGTCGTGGCAGGGGTGATGGCCGCCCTGTACGCGGCGGGCGCGCTCACCCCCCTCGTACAGCCGCAGACCCGTGCCGCCGCCGTCTGGCTCGCCGCCCTGGGCGCGGTCTGGCTCGCCCTGCTCGCACTGTCGTCCGACGCCCTGTGGGTGGCCTTCCCGCTCTACTTCCTGCAGCTGCACCTGCTCCCCGTGCGGTGGGGCCTGCCCGCCGTGGCGGCCACGGCGGCGGCTGCGATCACCAGCTTCGTCGTGCACGGCGACGCCGTCACACCTGGCACCTTCATCGGGCCGCTGCTCGGTGCGGCGGTGGCCGTGGCGACCGTGCTCGGGTACGACGCGCTGTTCCGGGAGAGCGAGCAGCGCCGCGAGCTCATCGAGGAGCTCGTCTCCACCCGGGCGGAGCTGGCCGACGCCGAACGCACCGCGGGCACCCTGGCCGAACGGGAGCGGCTGGCCCGCGAGATCCACGACACGCTCGCCCAGGGCCTGTCCAGCATCCAGCTGCTCCTGCGGGCCGCCGAACGCACGCTCCCCCAGGATGCTCCGGCCACCCCCCATGTCCGCCGGGCCCGTGAGGCGGCACAGGAGAATTTGGCCGAGGCCCGCCGCTTCGTGCGCGCCCTTAGCCCGCCGGACCTGGAGCACGGTTCGCTGGCCGCTGCCCTGTCCCGTCTCTCGTCGCGCACCTCGGCACCGGAGCTCACCGTGCAGTTCGCGGTCAGCGGTACGCCGGTGGAGCTGCCCACTCCGTACGAGGTGGCGTTGCTCCGTACCGCCCAGTCGGCGCTGGCCAATGCGGTGCGCCACTCGGGTGCGCGGCGGGCGGAGATCACCCTCAGCTTCATGGGGACGTCGGTGGCCCTGGACGTGGTGGACGACGGGAAGGGCTTCGACCCGGCGGCTGACGGGAAGCGCGGGGGCACGGAGAGCGGGGGCTTCGGGCTGCCCGCCATGCGCTCGCGGGCCCGCTCGCTGGGCGGCACGCTGAGCGTCGAGTCGGCGCCGGAGCAGGGTACGGCCGTCGCCGTCACGCTGCCGCTGCCGTCCGCCGAGCCGGAGGGCGCCGCCGCATGA
- the allB gene encoding allantoinase AllB, whose protein sequence is MKLVLRSTRVVTPEGTRAAAVVVAGGTIEAVLPYDTEVPDGARTEDFGDDVLLPGLVDTHVHVNDPGRTEWEGFWTATRAAAAGGITTLLDMPLNSLPPTTTVPHLRTKQQVAAPKAHVDTGFWGGAIPSNTKDLRPLYEAGVFGFKCFLSPSGVEEFPELDQEQLARSMAEIAGFGGLLIVHAEDPHHLASAPQRSGPAYADFLASRPRDAENTAIEGLIAHAKRLNARVHVLHLSSSDALPLIAAAKREGVRVTVESCPHFLTLTAEEVPDGATEFKCCPPIREAANQDALWAGLADGTIDCIVSDHSPCTTDLKTPDFASAWGGISSLQLGLPAIWTEARRRGHTLDDVARWMSAAPAALAGLTRKGAIEAGHDADFAVLAPDETFTVDPAELFHRNQVTAYAGRTLYGVVRSTWLRGQRIAADGVLGEPTGRLLERNH, encoded by the coding sequence ATGAAACTGGTACTGCGCTCGACGCGCGTCGTCACCCCCGAGGGGACCCGCGCGGCCGCGGTCGTCGTCGCCGGCGGGACGATCGAGGCGGTCCTGCCCTACGACACCGAGGTGCCCGACGGGGCACGTACCGAGGACTTCGGCGACGACGTACTGCTGCCCGGCCTCGTCGACACCCACGTCCATGTGAACGACCCCGGCCGCACCGAGTGGGAAGGCTTCTGGACCGCCACCCGGGCAGCCGCGGCAGGCGGCATCACCACGCTGCTGGACATGCCGCTCAACTCCCTCCCGCCGACCACCACCGTCCCGCACCTGCGTACCAAGCAGCAGGTGGCGGCGCCCAAGGCGCACGTCGACACCGGATTCTGGGGCGGTGCGATCCCGTCGAACACGAAGGATCTGCGTCCGCTGTACGAGGCCGGGGTCTTCGGCTTCAAGTGCTTCCTCTCGCCCTCCGGGGTCGAGGAGTTCCCCGAGCTTGACCAGGAGCAACTGGCCCGCTCCATGGCCGAGATCGCCGGATTCGGCGGACTCCTGATCGTGCACGCGGAGGACCCGCACCACCTGGCGTCCGCACCGCAGCGCAGCGGCCCCGCGTACGCCGACTTCCTCGCCTCCCGGCCGCGCGACGCCGAGAACACCGCCATCGAGGGGCTCATCGCCCACGCCAAGCGGCTGAACGCCCGCGTCCACGTCCTGCACCTCTCCTCCAGCGACGCCCTGCCGCTGATCGCCGCCGCCAAGCGCGAGGGCGTACGCGTCACCGTCGAGTCCTGCCCGCACTTCCTCACCCTCACGGCGGAGGAAGTCCCCGACGGTGCGACGGAGTTCAAGTGCTGCCCGCCCATCAGGGAGGCCGCCAACCAGGACGCGCTGTGGGCGGGCCTCGCGGATGGCACCATCGACTGCATCGTCTCCGACCACTCGCCCTGCACCACCGACCTCAAGACACCGGACTTCGCCTCCGCGTGGGGCGGCATCTCCTCCCTCCAGCTGGGTCTCCCCGCCATCTGGACCGAGGCGCGCAGGCGCGGCCACACGCTCGACGACGTAGCCCGCTGGATGTCCGCCGCCCCCGCCGCGCTCGCCGGTCTCACCCGCAAGGGCGCCATCGAGGCCGGACACGACGCGGACTTCGCGGTCCTCGCCCCCGACGAGACCTTCACCGTCGACCCGGCCGAGCTCTTCCACCGCAACCAGGTAACCGCCTACGCGGGCCGGACGCTGTACGGCGTCGTCAGGTCGACCTGGCTGCGCGGGCAGCGGATCGCCGCCGACGGCGTACTCGGCGAACCCACCGGCCGCCTCCTCGAAAGGAACCACTGA
- the alc gene encoding allantoicase: MTATPHFTGDASPYGGGDEYADYRTADFPFTHLVDLADRRLGAGVIAANDEFFAERENLLKPEPAAFDPERFGHKGKIMDGWETRRRRGTGAAEPHPTDEDHDWALVRLGAPGVVRGLVVDTAHFRGNYPQSVSVEATSVPGSPSPEDLLAPDVKWTTLVPRTAVGGHAANGFTVDAGQRFTHLRVNQHPDGGIARLRVHGEVAPDPAWLSALGTFDLVALENGGQVEDASDRFYSPATNTIAPGRSRKMDDGWETRRRRDKGNDWIRYRLAAQSEIRAVEIDTAYLKGNAAGWATLSVRDGSSGDWTEILPRTRLQPDTNHRFVLTEPALGTHVRIDIFPDGGISRLRLLGSLTEQGADRLAARHEELGG, encoded by the coding sequence ATGACGGCGACACCCCACTTCACCGGCGACGCGAGCCCGTACGGAGGTGGCGACGAGTACGCCGACTACCGGACCGCGGACTTTCCCTTCACCCATCTCGTGGACCTCGCCGACCGCCGGCTCGGCGCCGGCGTGATCGCCGCCAACGACGAGTTCTTCGCCGAGCGCGAGAATCTGCTGAAGCCGGAGCCCGCCGCGTTCGACCCGGAGCGCTTCGGGCACAAGGGCAAGATCATGGACGGCTGGGAGACCCGCCGCCGACGCGGTACCGGTGCCGCCGAGCCGCACCCCACCGACGAGGACCACGACTGGGCCCTCGTACGCCTCGGCGCACCCGGAGTCGTGCGCGGACTCGTCGTCGACACCGCCCACTTCCGTGGAAACTACCCGCAGTCGGTCTCCGTCGAGGCGACCTCGGTGCCCGGCTCCCCGTCGCCCGAGGACCTCCTCGCACCCGACGTGAAGTGGACAACACTCGTACCCCGTACGGCCGTCGGCGGCCACGCGGCCAACGGCTTCACGGTCGACGCCGGGCAGCGCTTCACCCACCTCAGGGTCAACCAGCACCCGGACGGCGGCATAGCCCGGCTGAGGGTCCACGGCGAAGTGGCCCCCGACCCCGCCTGGCTGTCCGCCCTCGGTACGTTCGACCTCGTGGCCCTGGAGAACGGCGGTCAGGTCGAGGACGCCTCCGACCGCTTCTACTCCCCGGCCACGAACACCATCGCGCCCGGCCGCTCCCGCAAGATGGACGACGGCTGGGAGACGCGGCGCAGGCGGGACAAGGGCAACGACTGGATCCGCTACCGGCTGGCCGCGCAGTCGGAGATCCGCGCCGTCGAGATCGACACCGCCTACCTCAAGGGCAACGCGGCGGGATGGGCGACCCTTTCGGTGCGCGACGGGAGCAGCGGTGACTGGACCGAGATTTTGCCCCGCACCCGGCTGCAGCCCGACACGAACCACCGCTTCGTCCTCACGGAGCCCGCGCTCGGCACGCACGTCCGGATCGACATCTTCCCGGACGGCGGGATCTCCCGGCTGCGGCTCCTCGGCTCGCTGACCGAACAAGGGGCGGACCGGCTGGCCGCCCGTCATGAGGAGCTGGGCGGTTAG
- a CDS encoding TetR/AcrR family transcriptional regulator: MAGARPDGRVERGNQTRQLVLEHAVQVASTEGLEGLSLGRLATELKLSKSGVFALFGSKEELQLATVRAAVTVFVEHVLTPTRAAAPGLGRVWRMCESWLSYSSRRVFLGGCFFYSTIAEFDSRDGKVHDALASSQTGWVTFVEETIDEARVRGELAEDTDVSQLAFELIAFMELANAESVLHSNTPGYAKAARAILARLRGAATDVSLLPAAP; encoded by the coding sequence ATGGCTGGAGCGCGGCCGGACGGACGGGTCGAGCGGGGCAACCAGACCAGGCAGCTGGTTCTGGAGCATGCGGTCCAGGTCGCCTCGACGGAGGGCCTGGAGGGCCTGTCGCTCGGGAGGCTGGCCACGGAACTGAAGCTGAGCAAGAGCGGGGTGTTCGCGCTCTTCGGCTCCAAGGAGGAGCTCCAGCTCGCCACGGTGCGCGCCGCCGTGACGGTCTTCGTGGAGCACGTGCTGACACCGACCAGGGCGGCGGCCCCGGGGCTGGGCCGTGTCTGGCGCATGTGCGAGAGCTGGCTCTCCTACTCGAGCCGGCGGGTGTTCCTCGGCGGCTGCTTCTTCTACTCGACGATCGCCGAGTTCGACTCCCGTGACGGCAAGGTGCACGACGCACTGGCCTCCTCGCAGACCGGCTGGGTCACGTTCGTGGAGGAGACCATCGACGAGGCCAGGGTCCGGGGCGAGCTCGCCGAGGACACGGACGTCTCCCAACTGGCCTTCGAGCTGATCGCGTTCATGGAGCTGGCCAACGCGGAGTCGGTCCTGCACAGCAACACTCCCGGCTACGCGAAGGCGGCGCGGGCGATCCTCGCGCGCCTGCGCGGCGCCGCGACGGACGTCTCGCTGCTGCCCGCAGCCCCCTGA
- a CDS encoding ABC transporter ATP-binding protein produces MTLTLSDVTLTYPDGDGRLTALDQVSLDVAAGSLTAVVGPSGSGKSSLLAVAATLVTPDRGRVVVAGTETAGLSRADRAALRRERIGIVFQQPNLLPSLTAAEQLQVMTHLSRGSARAARRRALELLDAVGLADKADRRPHQLSGGQRQRVNIARALMNEPAVLLVDEPTSALDHERGAAVLDLLTGLTRQWSTATVMVTHDRAHLDRADGTVAMGDGCLSVPLRV; encoded by the coding sequence ATGACCCTCACCCTCAGCGACGTCACCCTGACCTACCCCGACGGGGACGGCCGGCTCACGGCGCTCGACCAGGTCTCGCTGGACGTCGCCGCGGGCTCGCTGACCGCGGTCGTCGGACCGTCCGGCTCCGGCAAGTCCAGCCTCCTCGCGGTGGCGGCCACGCTCGTCACTCCGGACCGTGGACGAGTCGTCGTCGCGGGTACGGAGACCGCCGGGCTCAGCCGCGCGGACAGGGCGGCGCTGCGCCGGGAGCGCATCGGCATCGTCTTCCAGCAGCCGAACCTGCTGCCCTCCCTGACCGCCGCGGAGCAGTTGCAGGTCATGACCCACCTGTCGCGCGGCTCGGCACGGGCAGCAAGGCGCCGGGCACTGGAGCTCCTGGACGCGGTGGGTCTGGCGGACAAGGCCGACCGCAGACCGCACCAGCTGTCCGGTGGTCAGCGCCAGCGGGTCAACATCGCGCGGGCCCTGATGAACGAACCTGCGGTGCTGCTCGTCGACGAACCGACCAGCGCGCTCGACCACGAACGGGGCGCGGCGGTCCTCGACCTGCTGACCGGGCTGACCCGGCAATGGTCGACGGCGACGGTGATGGTCACCCACGACCGGGCCCACCTGGACCGGGCGGACGGGACGGTGGCGATGGGGGACGGCTGCCTGTCGGTGCCGTTGCGGGTCTGA
- a CDS encoding response regulator transcription factor has protein sequence MTDPIRLLLADDHPVVRAGLRALLDTEPDFRVVAEASTAEQAVALAATGQFDVVLMDLQFGTGMHGSEATAAITAAADAPRVLILTTYESDADILAAVEAGAGGYLLKDAPPTELAAAVRTAAAGRSALAPAVAHRLMDRMRTPAQALTKRELEVLQLVGEGLSNQQISKRLFLSQATVKSHLVHIYAKLGVDSRTSAVAAATARRLIRR, from the coding sequence ATGACCGACCCGATCAGGCTGCTGCTCGCCGACGACCACCCGGTGGTCCGGGCAGGCCTGCGCGCCCTCCTCGACACCGAGCCGGACTTCCGGGTCGTCGCCGAGGCGTCCACGGCGGAGCAGGCCGTGGCCCTTGCCGCGACCGGGCAGTTCGACGTCGTCCTGATGGACCTGCAGTTCGGCACGGGGATGCACGGCTCGGAGGCCACGGCCGCGATCACCGCGGCGGCGGACGCGCCCCGGGTGCTGATCCTCACCACGTACGAGTCGGACGCGGACATCCTGGCCGCGGTCGAGGCGGGGGCCGGCGGCTACCTGCTGAAGGACGCCCCGCCCACGGAGCTGGCGGCAGCGGTGCGCACGGCGGCTGCCGGCCGCTCGGCGCTCGCCCCGGCGGTCGCGCACCGCCTGATGGACCGGATGCGGACCCCTGCCCAGGCCCTGACCAAACGTGAACTCGAAGTGCTCCAGCTGGTCGGTGAGGGCCTGTCGAACCAGCAGATCAGCAAGCGGCTCTTCCTGAGCCAGGCAACGGTGAAGTCCCATCTGGTGCACATCTACGCCAAGCTCGGCGTCGACTCACGCACCTCGGCCGTCGCCGCGGCGACCGCACGCCGCCTGATCCGCCGCTGA
- a CDS encoding ABC transporter permease has translation MFVAWRDLRFAKGRFALMGTVVVLITLLVGLLSGLTAGLARENTSAVTGLNADRLAFAAPPDGQSESFTDSTVEESAWRTWAGRPGVTAAEPLGIRTLNAGTADGDRTAAVSAFGVDPHGGLAPGTVGAGRVVLSEKAADDLGAGAGDTVLLGAVEVTVDAVRGDASYSHTPVVWTSLADWQRIGGTGNQATVVALTTTADADPAAGDRAAGTSTLTLDGSLQAIGSYQAENGSLQLMRGFLFAISALVIGAFFTVWTIQRGGDVAVLKALGASTPYLLRDALGQAVVMLALGTGAGAGLAAGIGALVGGPDGTVPFVLDASTVLVPAAVMIALGVLGAALSIRRITAVDPLTALGSAR, from the coding sequence ATGTTCGTTGCATGGAGAGACCTGCGGTTCGCCAAGGGACGGTTCGCCCTCATGGGCACGGTCGTGGTGCTGATCACGCTGCTGGTGGGCCTGCTGTCCGGTCTCACGGCCGGCCTGGCCAGGGAGAACACCTCGGCCGTGACAGGGCTGAACGCCGACCGGCTCGCGTTCGCCGCCCCGCCGGACGGCCAGTCGGAGTCGTTCACGGATTCGACCGTCGAGGAGAGTGCCTGGCGTACCTGGGCCGGCCGGCCCGGGGTCACCGCCGCGGAGCCGCTCGGGATCCGGACGCTGAACGCCGGGACGGCCGACGGCGACCGCACGGCCGCGGTCTCGGCGTTCGGAGTCGACCCGCACGGAGGGCTCGCGCCCGGCACCGTGGGAGCAGGCCGGGTCGTGCTCTCGGAGAAGGCCGCGGACGACCTCGGCGCCGGGGCCGGCGACACGGTCCTGCTCGGCGCCGTCGAAGTGACCGTGGACGCGGTTCGGGGTGACGCCTCGTACAGCCATACGCCGGTGGTGTGGACGTCCCTCGCCGACTGGCAGCGCATCGGCGGCACAGGGAATCAGGCCACCGTGGTCGCCCTGACCACGACCGCCGACGCCGATCCGGCCGCCGGTGACAGGGCGGCGGGCACGAGCACCCTGACTCTCGACGGCTCCCTGCAGGCGATCGGTTCGTACCAGGCGGAGAACGGCTCGCTCCAGTTGATGCGCGGCTTCCTCTTCGCCATCTCCGCGCTGGTCATAGGCGCCTTCTTCACCGTCTGGACGATCCAGCGCGGCGGCGACGTCGCCGTACTCAAGGCCCTGGGCGCCTCCACCCCGTACCTGCTGCGGGACGCGCTCGGACAGGCCGTGGTGATGCTCGCCCTCGGTACGGGGGCGGGCGCCGGGCTCGCCGCGGGCATCGGTGCGCTGGTCGGGGGCCCGGACGGCACCGTGCCGTTCGTCCTCGACGCGTCGACCGTCCTCGTGCCGGCCGCGGTGATGATCGCCCTCGGCGTGCTCGGGGCCGCCCTGTCCATCCGGCGGATCACCGCCGTCGACCCGCTCACCGCACTCGGGAGTGCCCGATGA
- a CDS encoding putative quinol monooxygenase, whose translation MIFIAVRFTVRTAERDNWLPAVDDFTLATRQEPGNLFFEWSYSVENPDQFVLLEAFASQEAGVAHVNSQHFKAAIETMSGLVSEVPEIINVEVPGDDWSRMSEVTPRNR comes from the coding sequence ATGATCTTCATCGCCGTCAGGTTCACCGTCCGTACCGCCGAGCGTGACAACTGGCTCCCGGCGGTCGACGACTTCACCCTCGCCACCCGTCAGGAGCCGGGCAACCTCTTCTTCGAGTGGTCGTACAGCGTCGAGAACCCGGACCAGTTCGTCCTGCTCGAAGCCTTCGCCTCTCAGGAGGCGGGTGTGGCGCACGTGAACTCGCAGCACTTCAAGGCGGCGATCGAGACGATGTCCGGGCTGGTCTCCGAGGTCCCGGAGATCATCAACGTCGAGGTGCCGGGCGACGACTGGTCCCGGATGTCGGAGGTCACCCCCCGCAACCGGTGA
- a CDS encoding DMT family transporter: MSSVALPALAPPRRAWATDLPVLLVAFVWGASYLAAKGITTTHTVIAVLVLRFAIVLPVLAVAGRRKLRALSAEQWRGAGLLGLVLSVIFLLETYGVVHTSATNAGLIISLTMIFTPLAEAAVTGIRPPRAFLAAAGLSVAGVVLLTQGGGFTSPSAGDFLMLLAALARTVHVLAMSRIKAIRSADSLSLTTVQLGSAVAVFAVLAAVPGTGPAPWTVAADFGAAEWAGLVFLSVFCTLFAFFVQAWSVRRTSPSRVSLLLGTEPLWAAAVGISLGGERLGLLGGLGAVLVLGGTAWGRRSVDRRTATP, encoded by the coding sequence GTGTCCTCTGTCGCCCTGCCCGCCCTCGCCCCGCCCCGCCGGGCGTGGGCCACCGATCTGCCCGTACTGCTCGTCGCCTTCGTCTGGGGCGCCAGCTACCTCGCGGCCAAGGGCATCACCACCACGCACACCGTGATCGCCGTGCTGGTGCTCCGCTTCGCGATCGTGCTGCCGGTCCTCGCCGTGGCCGGCCGGCGCAAGCTGCGGGCGCTGAGTGCGGAGCAGTGGAGGGGCGCCGGGCTGCTGGGACTGGTACTCAGCGTGATCTTCCTGCTGGAGACGTACGGCGTCGTGCACACCTCGGCGACCAACGCCGGTCTCATCATCAGCCTCACCATGATCTTCACGCCGCTCGCCGAGGCCGCGGTCACCGGGATCAGGCCGCCCAGGGCCTTTCTCGCCGCGGCCGGCCTCTCGGTCGCCGGTGTCGTGCTCCTGACCCAGGGCGGCGGATTCACCAGCCCCTCGGCGGGGGACTTCCTGATGCTGCTCGCCGCCCTCGCCCGCACGGTCCACGTCCTGGCCATGTCCCGCATCAAAGCGATCCGGTCGGCGGACTCGCTGTCGCTGACCACCGTGCAGCTCGGCAGCGCGGTCGCCGTCTTCGCCGTGCTGGCCGCGGTCCCCGGGACGGGCCCGGCCCCCTGGACGGTGGCGGCGGACTTCGGCGCCGCCGAGTGGGCCGGGCTGGTCTTCCTCTCCGTCTTCTGCACGCTCTTCGCGTTCTTCGTGCAGGCGTGGTCCGTACGCCGTACCTCGCCGTCCCGCGTCAGCCTGCTGCTCGGTACGGAACCGCTCTGGGCGGCCGCGGTGGGCATCTCCCTCGGGGGCGAGCGGCTGGGCCTCCTCGGAGGGCTGGGCGCGGTGCTCGTGCTGGGGGGTACCGCCTGGGGGCGCCGCAGCGTGGACAGGCGGACGGCTACGCCCTGA
- a CDS encoding SDR family NAD(P)-dependent oxidoreductase → MTSTNRTALVTGGSRGIGAATALRLARDGVDVALTYVRDKEAAEAVVRRIEGYGRRAVALHSDAADAGAAEAAVHEAADTLGRLDILVNNAGIGVLGPITDLTTADVDRVLAVNVRAVFLACRAAAGRMADGGRIISLGTALSRHAGGPGGSLYAMSKSALAGLTKPLARELGPRGITVNIVQPGPVDTDLNPASGPFAAGQRSATALDRFGTADEVASLIAYLASDEAAYITGTEVVVDGGHAA, encoded by the coding sequence ATGACCAGCACCAACAGGACCGCGCTCGTGACCGGCGGAAGCCGCGGCATCGGTGCGGCGACCGCCCTCAGGCTCGCCCGGGACGGCGTCGACGTGGCACTGACGTACGTCCGTGACAAGGAGGCCGCCGAGGCAGTCGTCCGCCGGATCGAGGGGTACGGCCGCCGCGCGGTCGCCCTTCACTCGGACGCGGCCGACGCCGGTGCGGCCGAGGCGGCCGTGCACGAGGCGGCGGACACGCTGGGGCGGCTCGACATCCTCGTCAACAATGCGGGTATCGGTGTCCTCGGCCCCATCACGGACCTGACCACTGCCGACGTGGACCGGGTACTCGCCGTCAACGTGCGCGCCGTGTTCCTGGCCTGCCGGGCGGCCGCGGGACGGATGGCGGACGGCGGGCGCATCATCTCGCTCGGCACCGCGCTGAGCAGGCACGCGGGCGGTCCCGGCGGCTCGCTCTACGCCATGAGCAAGTCCGCCCTGGCCGGTCTCACCAAGCCGCTCGCCCGCGAGCTCGGCCCGCGCGGCATCACGGTGAACATCGTCCAGCCGGGCCCTGTCGACACCGACCTCAACCCGGCGTCCGGCCCGTTCGCCGCCGGGCAGCGGTCCGCCACCGCACTGGACAGGTTCGGCACGGCGGACGAAGTGGCCTCCCTGATCGCCTACTTGGCGAGCGACGAGGCCGCGTACATCACCGGGACCGAGGTGGTGGTGGACGGAGGCCACGCGGCCTGA
- a CDS encoding aldo/keto reductase, which produces MSQTPTPVHTLNDGRTVPAVGLGTWPLDDEAAEQAVAGALGLGYRLVDTALNYRNETGTGRGIARSGVPREDVFVTTKVPGRHHGYEETLASFEESRGNLGLEYVDLYLIHWPLPGVGRFVDTWKAMIKLREEGLVRSIGVSNFTAAHLARLEQETGVLPAVNQIEMHPLLPQEELRAVHAEKSILTESWSPLARGRKVLEAPEVVAAAGAHGVTPGQVVLRWHTQLGAVPIPKSADPGRQRENLDLFGFELTPEELAGIGGRPQHRFGGDPETHEEF; this is translated from the coding sequence ATGAGCCAGACCCCGACCCCGGTCCACACCCTCAACGACGGCCGCACCGTCCCCGCGGTGGGTCTCGGCACCTGGCCGCTCGACGACGAGGCGGCCGAGCAGGCGGTCGCCGGGGCGCTGGGCCTCGGCTACCGGCTCGTGGACACCGCTCTGAACTACCGCAACGAGACCGGCACCGGACGCGGGATCGCCCGCAGCGGCGTACCGCGCGAGGACGTCTTCGTGACGACCAAGGTGCCCGGCCGGCATCACGGGTACGAGGAGACGCTGGCCTCCTTCGAGGAGTCCCGGGGCAATCTCGGGCTGGAGTACGTCGACCTGTACCTCATCCACTGGCCCCTTCCCGGCGTCGGCAGGTTCGTGGACACCTGGAAGGCGATGATCAAGCTCCGCGAGGAAGGGCTCGTACGTTCCATCGGCGTCTCCAACTTCACCGCGGCCCATCTGGCCCGGCTGGAGCAGGAGACGGGCGTGCTGCCCGCGGTGAACCAGATCGAGATGCATCCGCTGCTGCCGCAGGAGGAGTTGCGGGCGGTGCACGCCGAGAAGAGCATCCTCACGGAGAGCTGGAGCCCGCTGGCCCGGGGGCGCAAGGTGCTCGAGGCCCCGGAGGTCGTGGCTGCCGCCGGGGCGCACGGGGTGACGCCGGGCCAGGTCGTGCTGCGGTGGCACACGCAGCTCGGTGCGGTACCGATCCCGAAGTCGGCCGATCCCGGGCGGCAGCGCGAGAACCTGGACCTGTTCGGGTTCGAGCTGACGCCCGAGGAACTGGCAGGGATCGGGGGCCGGCCGCAGCACCGCTTCGGCGGCGACCCCGAGACGCACGAGGAGTTCTGA